In the genome of Paracoccus tegillarcae, one region contains:
- the modC gene encoding molybdenum ABC transporter ATP-binding protein, giving the protein MSLSVAFRRRFDGLSLDVAFDAPDGVTAIYGPSGCGKTSTVNAVAGLLRPDQGRIALDDRVLFDDSTDLPPARRRIGYVFQDARLFPHLTVAKNLGYGARFAPNPPDAAMRARVIQMLGLDDLLDRRPAGLSGGERQRVAIGRALLSSPDLLVMDEPLASLDPARKAEILPYLTRLRAGGGPPILYVSHAMAEIAALADHLIVMIEGRVTHAGPLADALADPDAAALIGPAEGGALLPAAPTGLIEDDLAQLDTPAGTLWLPRPAAHPGPLRLRILAHEVIVSRDEPKAISALNVLPARVLRLVGGPDRTLVQLQVGQTQILAAITARSARTLGLVAGVSCFVVIKTVGLIQTG; this is encoded by the coding sequence ATGAGCCTGAGCGTTGCCTTTCGCCGCCGTTTCGATGGGCTGTCGCTGGACGTGGCATTCGACGCGCCCGATGGTGTGACGGCGATTTACGGGCCATCGGGTTGTGGCAAGACCTCGACAGTGAATGCGGTTGCGGGGTTGTTGCGGCCCGATCAAGGCCGGATCGCGCTGGATGATCGCGTGCTGTTTGATGACAGCACGGATCTGCCGCCCGCACGCCGGCGGATCGGCTATGTCTTTCAGGACGCGCGGTTGTTTCCACATCTGACCGTGGCCAAGAACCTTGGCTATGGCGCGCGTTTCGCGCCAAACCCGCCCGATGCGGCGATGCGCGCGCGGGTCATCCAGATGTTGGGGCTGGACGACCTGCTGGACCGCCGACCCGCCGGGCTGTCGGGCGGGGAACGCCAGCGCGTCGCCATCGGTCGCGCCCTTCTGTCATCGCCCGATCTGCTGGTGATGGACGAGCCGCTGGCCTCGCTGGACCCGGCGCGCAAGGCCGAGATCCTGCCCTATCTGACGCGGCTGCGGGCGGGCGGAGGCCCCCCGATCCTGTATGTCAGCCACGCAATGGCCGAGATCGCCGCGCTGGCCGATCATCTGATCGTCATGATCGAGGGCAGGGTGACCCATGCCGGACCGCTGGCAGACGCGCTGGCCGATCCCGATGCCGCTGCGCTGATCGGCCCGGCCGAGGGCGGCGCGCTGTTGCCCGCGGCGCCCACCGGCCTGATCGAGGATGATCTGGCGCAGCTTGACACGCCTGCCGGCACGCTTTGGCTGCCCCGTCCCGCCGCGCATCCCGGGCCGCTGCGGCTGCGTATTCTGGCGCACGAGGTCATCGTGTCGCGCGACGAACCAAAGGCGATTTCAGCGTTGAACGTGTTGCCGGCGCGGGTGCTGCGGCTGGTCGGCGGACCCGACCGGACCTTGGTGCAGTTGCAGGTCGGCCAAACGCAGATTCTGGCCGCCATCACAGCACGTTCGGCCCGGACCCTTGGGCTGGTGGCCGGTGTGTCCTGCTTTGTCGTGATCAAGACGGTGGGTCTGATCCAGACCGGCTGA
- a CDS encoding DeoR/GlpR family DNA-binding transcription regulator: MALNIRQLEILDLARQSGHVSVDDLAERFDVAVQTIRRDLSDLSDQGMLDRVHGGAVMPSGVSNIGYDERRRMHEEAKSAIARACAAQIPDNSSVIINLGTTTEAVARELLHHRNLTVITNNMNVANILVANDSCEVMVAGGALRRSDGGLVGDLTIEFMAQFKPDYAVIGTSALDADGDLLDFDMAEVRVSQAIVAQARKAFLVTDLSKLDRSAPMRIISVEALHSVFVDRPLPAELMRRCREWDTRVVVAD; the protein is encoded by the coding sequence ATGGCCCTGAATATCAGACAGTTGGAGATCCTGGACCTGGCCCGCCAGTCCGGCCATGTCTCGGTTGATGACCTGGCCGAACGGTTCGACGTTGCCGTTCAGACGATCCGTCGTGACCTGTCCGACCTGTCCGATCAGGGAATGCTGGACCGCGTGCATGGCGGTGCCGTGATGCCAAGCGGTGTCAGCAATATCGGCTATGACGAACGTCGGCGCATGCACGAAGAGGCCAAATCCGCCATCGCGCGGGCTTGCGCCGCCCAGATCCCCGACAATTCATCGGTGATCATCAACCTTGGCACCACGACCGAGGCCGTGGCCCGCGAATTGCTGCACCACCGCAACCTGACGGTCATCACCAACAATATGAACGTGGCCAATATTCTGGTCGCGAATGACAGCTGCGAGGTGATGGTGGCCGGCGGCGCGTTGCGGCGATCGGATGGTGGGCTGGTCGGCGATCTGACCATCGAATTCATGGCTCAGTTCAAGCCCGACTACGCGGTGATCGGCACCTCGGCGCTGGATGCGGATGGCGATCTGCTGGATTTCGATATGGCAGAGGTGCGCGTGAGCCAAGCCATTGTCGCGCAGGCGCGCAAGGCGTTTCTGGTCACCGATCTCAGCAAGCTGGACCGATCCGCGCCAATGCGCATCATCTCGGTCGAGGCGCTGCATTCGGTGTTTGTCGACAGACCCCTGCCCGCAGAACTGATGCGCCGCTGCCGCGAATGGGATACGCGGGTTGTGGTTGCCGATTAG
- the glpD gene encoding glycerol-3-phosphate dehydrogenase, with protein sequence MPETTDLFIIGGGINGCGIARDAVGRGLSVRLAEMGDLAQATSSKSTKLFHGGLRYLEYLEIRLVREALRERETLLRAMPHISWPMRFVLPLDPEMSFESNTPVSKALSLVMPWKKGHRPNFLIRTGLFLYDSLGGRKILPGTKSVDLTKGPEGRPLKSRLTQAYEYSDCWVDDARLVALNARDAAERGADILVGAEVSEAAREGKLWRIALTDGRVFHARALVNAGGPWVGHVIRDVVHLPTTESVRLVRGSHIVVPKLYDHDKAYFFQGADGRIIFAIPYERDFTLIGTTDQDHEGSPLDAQCTPEEQQYLCDFASRYFKQPVTRAQIVWTYSGVRPLYDDGAKSATAATREYVLSLDDNGAPCLNVFGGKITTYRKLAEHALEKLAPNFPDRGGDWTAGVPLPGGNFPVTAVAQLIAALRRDYPFLTKDWAHRLIRAYGLDARAILGDAREAGDLGRDFGATLTEAELRWLMDHEFARHAEDIVWRRSKLGLRMQPEQIAALDVWLSEKRAAA encoded by the coding sequence ATGCCGGAAACAACCGATCTGTTCATCATTGGCGGCGGGATAAACGGCTGCGGAATCGCGCGCGATGCCGTGGGTCGCGGGCTATCGGTGCGGCTGGCCGAGATGGGCGATCTGGCACAGGCGACCAGTTCCAAATCAACCAAGCTGTTCCACGGTGGGCTGCGCTATCTGGAATATCTGGAGATCCGGCTGGTACGCGAGGCCCTGCGCGAGCGTGAAACCCTGCTGCGCGCCATGCCCCATATCAGTTGGCCGATGCGCTTTGTACTGCCGCTGGACCCGGAGATGAGCTTTGAATCCAACACGCCTGTCAGCAAGGCGTTGTCGCTGGTCATGCCGTGGAAAAAGGGCCATCGCCCGAATTTCCTGATCCGCACCGGTCTGTTCCTGTACGACAGCCTTGGTGGGCGCAAGATCCTGCCGGGGACCAAGTCCGTCGATCTGACCAAGGGCCCTGAGGGGCGGCCACTGAAATCACGGCTGACCCAAGCCTATGAATACAGCGATTGCTGGGTGGATGATGCGCGGCTGGTGGCGCTGAATGCGCGCGACGCAGCCGAACGCGGCGCAGATATCCTGGTTGGTGCAGAGGTGTCCGAGGCCGCCCGCGAGGGCAAGCTGTGGCGCATCGCGCTGACCGATGGCCGTGTCTTTCACGCGCGCGCGCTGGTAAATGCGGGCGGTCCCTGGGTTGGTCACGTGATCCGCGATGTGGTCCATTTGCCCACAACCGAATCCGTTCGGCTGGTCCGGGGCAGCCATATCGTGGTGCCCAAGCTATACGACCACGACAAAGCCTATTTCTTTCAGGGCGCCGATGGTCGGATCATCTTTGCGATCCCGTATGAGCGCGATTTCACGCTGATCGGCACCACCGATCAAGATCACGAGGGCAGCCCGCTGGATGCGCAATGCACGCCCGAGGAACAGCAGTATCTGTGCGATTTTGCCAGCCGTTATTTCAAACAACCGGTCACGCGCGCGCAGATCGTCTGGACCTATTCCGGCGTGCGCCCGCTGTATGATGATGGCGCGAAGTCAGCCACGGCGGCGACGCGCGAATATGTGCTGTCGCTGGACGATAACGGCGCGCCCTGCCTGAATGTCTTTGGCGGCAAGATCACCACCTATCGCAAGCTGGCCGAACATGCGCTGGAAAAGCTGGCACCGAATTTCCCGGATCGCGGCGGCGACTGGACGGCTGGCGTGCCCCTGCCCGGCGGGAATTTCCCGGTGACTGCGGTCGCTCAGTTGATCGCGGCACTTCGCCGCGACTACCCGTTCCTGACCAAAGATTGGGCGCACCGCTTGATCCGTGCCTACGGGCTGGATGCGCGCGCCATCCTTGGTGATGCGCGCGAGGCGGGTGATCTGGGCCGCGATTTCGGGGCCACCCTGACCGAGGCGGAACTGCGCTGGCTGATGGATCACGAATTCGCCCGCCACGCAGAGGACATCGTCTGGCGG